The DNA region ACGGGCGACTATCCGACAGCCTGGGTCGATGTCAGCGACATTCTGCCCGCCACAACGGCTGTTTAGCGCAAGGATTTTTGTAGCTGAAGCGAACATCGTGAAGGTGCAGTTCTAACGCCGAACCAACCGAATTGTGAAGAGGGAACGAAATGAAACAGTTAGCCATCGCGGGGCTATTCGTGGCTCTTGCGGCGACCGGGGCAAATGCGCAGATCAACGCAGGTGAGCAGAAGCCCGAGGCCAGCCTGCCCTTCAACATGGTCAAGGTCACTGAGCTCAAGCTGCCCTGGCGCATCGCCTTTCTGCCCGACGGCCGCATGCTGATCACCGAGAAGGTTGGCGGCATGCAGCTCGTCACTCCGACGGGCGAGCAGACGCCCGTCAAGAATGTCCCACCTGTCCTCTATCGCGGACAGGGCGGGCAGCTCGGCGTCTTCCTCTCGCCGCACTATGCGAAGGACCATAGCGTCTACCTCACCTACTCGGAGCCTGGCGAGCCTGGCGGGTCGAGCCTCGCGCTGGCCAAGGCGAAGCTCGCGCTCACCGCCGGCTCGGCCAGCCTCGAAGACCTCAAGGTCATCTGGCGCGACGGCGAGCGCGGCCAGGGCGGACAGTTCGGCGCGCAGATCGCGTTCTCGCCCGACGGCAAGTATCTCTTCCTCACCGTCGGCGACCGTCAGCGCATGACGCCCGCGCAGGATCCCAACCAGCCGCTCGGCAAGATTCTTCGCCTCACGCTCGACGGCAAGCCTGCCAAGGGCAACCCGATGTACGGCAAGAAGGGCACGCCCACTGTACCCGTCATCGATCCGCCATCTGACACCGAGGCCGCCAAGACCGCGCCTGTGCTGCGCACCTACACCTTCCCCGGCAGCAAGAACCTGACGCCGTCCGAGACGTGGTCGAGCGGCCACCGCACACCTTACGGTCTCGCCTTCGCACCCGACGGCCGCCTGTGGGAGCTGGAGCATGGGCCGAAGGGCGGCGACGAGCTGAACCTGATCGAGCCGGGCAAGAACTACGGCTGGCCGCTGGTCTCCTACGCCACCAACTACAACGGCGTGCCGATCCCCAGCCCCGACACACGGCCCGATCTTACGAAGCCCGTCATCTACTGGACTCCGGTCATCGCGCCGGGCAACCTGGTCTTCTACAACGGCAACATGTTCCCGCAGTGGAAGGGCTCGGCGCTCATCAGCGGCCTTGCCACCATGTCGATCAGCCGCATCACCTTCGATGGCAAGGGCGGAGCGACCCCGGCGGAGCGCTGGGAGGTCGGCCATCGCATCCGCGATATCGAGGTCGGCCCCGACGGCGCGCTGTGGCTGCTCGAGGACTCCAGAACCGGCGGACTCTACCGTGTGACACCGAAGTAAAGACAGAACATCCGGCGCAATAGAAACAGGCCCACCTTCTCGATCGAGGGTGGGCCTGAGTTTTTGATCGCGCGTTATTTCAGCTTCAGCCCATTCAGGTAATCGAAGTCGATCTTCATCGCCTCGAAGACGGGCAGCTTTGTCTCGTCCTGGTCCAGCAGCGCCAGCTTCACGCCCTGCGATTTTG from Acidobacteriota bacterium includes:
- a CDS encoding PQQ-dependent sugar dehydrogenase, translating into MKQLAIAGLFVALAATGANAQINAGEQKPEASLPFNMVKVTELKLPWRIAFLPDGRMLITEKVGGMQLVTPTGEQTPVKNVPPVLYRGQGGQLGVFLSPHYAKDHSVYLTYSEPGEPGGSSLALAKAKLALTAGSASLEDLKVIWRDGERGQGGQFGAQIAFSPDGKYLFLTVGDRQRMTPAQDPNQPLGKILRLTLDGKPAKGNPMYGKKGTPTVPVIDPPSDTEAAKTAPVLRTYTFPGSKNLTPSETWSSGHRTPYGLAFAPDGRLWELEHGPKGGDELNLIEPGKNYGWPLVSYATNYNGVPIPSPDTRPDLTKPVIYWTPVIAPGNLVFYNGNMFPQWKGSALISGLATMSISRITFDGKGGATPAERWEVGHRIRDIEVGPDGALWLLEDSRTGGLYRVTPK